In one Mucilaginibacter sp. PAMB04168 genomic region, the following are encoded:
- a CDS encoding SusC/RagA family TonB-linked outer membrane protein: MRIIKQKNWCRMCVLAFLLALHSISLYAQNQTIKGKVLDERGDPLAGATVRSSGSQAAATTNANGEFSLAVTGDVKSIIISFIGYNNLEKLINGQSGNLGSISLVKNNNNLNDVVVVGYGTQRREAVTGSVASISGDRLRDVPSPNISQALQGRLPGVEITQTNSKPGSNMQILIRGQRSLTASNDPLVVLDGIPFAGNLGDINPNDIKSLDILKDASATAIYGSRGANGVILVTTNRGQIGGDAKITYNAYVGAQTLFARYQMMNGPEFVALRKAAGLYTNGIDEADNVDTDWQKLLYRTGIVNSHDVGVSGGSKTGSYSFVGGYYSNQGVIPTQKYTRYTLRGSVDQQVGQYIKVGFTTNNNYNLTEGNQVGIYGNLSNSPIANPFNADGTTKRTIKMPLDESYVLTRDIVENLHNQWVDETRGFATYNSMYGEVRVPGVKGLKYRLNLGLDFRQSNFGNYTGTGINSATPTTLSTANVNNSHNYHWTVENLLTYDRTFAQKHNINVLALYSAEQNKYYASSMSARGIPSDAFQFYNLGQATGEITIGNGNYQLTGLNSYMGRILYAYDNRYLLSATLRSDGSSRLAAGHKWHTFPAVSVGWNLTNESFMKGVTGLDNLKLTAGYGQTANQAVGPYQTLGLLSTRQYNFGDTNYATGYYVTRLPNSALGWEYSDTYNFAADFAVLKRRLSGRLEYYVTNTKDLLLDVSLPTTSGVNAYTANIGRTQNRGFEMSLNGTIIDNPKGLTWDMGVNFYINKNKLVALASGQTRNEGNAWFVGHNINAIFDYKYTGLWQQGDPYLNILEPGGNVGMIKAEYTGLYNANGQPTRPIGADDRQILDVDPKFQGGFNTRLAYKGFDLNIVGAFKSGGVLISSLYGSSGYLNLLTGRRNNIKVDYWTPENTGAKYPKPGGIQSGDNPKYGSTLGYFDASYLKVRTMTLGYDLNRLMPKMSSMRARLYFTVQNAFVLFSPYHKESGMDPETNSYGDENAAVPLAASQRRLLTIGTNTPTTRNYLLGLNVSF, translated from the coding sequence ATGAGAATAATTAAACAAAAAAACTGGTGTAGGATGTGTGTTTTGGCTTTCTTGCTGGCATTACATTCTATATCCTTATATGCGCAGAATCAAACAATTAAAGGTAAGGTGCTCGATGAAAGGGGCGACCCTTTAGCAGGAGCCACCGTACGTTCCTCGGGTTCACAGGCTGCTGCCACAACCAACGCAAATGGCGAGTTCAGCCTTGCCGTAACGGGCGATGTAAAAAGCATCATCATTTCATTTATCGGCTACAATAATCTAGAGAAATTAATTAACGGACAGTCCGGTAATTTAGGTAGCATCTCATTGGTGAAAAATAATAATAACCTGAATGATGTAGTTGTTGTGGGCTACGGTACGCAACGTAGGGAAGCGGTGACCGGGTCAGTTGCTTCTATCAGTGGTGATAGGTTGCGTGACGTGCCGTCTCCTAACATATCTCAAGCGCTTCAAGGACGTTTACCCGGCGTAGAAATTACGCAAACTAACTCTAAGCCTGGGTCAAACATGCAAATCCTTATTCGTGGCCAACGCTCGCTTACTGCAAGCAATGACCCTCTGGTGGTGCTTGACGGTATCCCTTTTGCCGGAAACTTAGGCGACATAAATCCTAACGACATTAAAAGCCTGGATATATTAAAGGATGCATCTGCTACGGCTATTTATGGTTCACGCGGTGCTAACGGCGTTATCCTGGTTACAACAAACAGGGGGCAAATTGGCGGTGATGCCAAAATTACTTATAACGCCTATGTGGGTGCACAAACACTTTTTGCCAGGTATCAAATGATGAACGGGCCTGAGTTTGTTGCACTGCGCAAAGCAGCGGGGCTATACACTAATGGTATTGATGAGGCTGACAACGTAGACACCGACTGGCAAAAATTGCTTTATCGCACCGGTATTGTAAACAGCCATGATGTAGGTGTTTCTGGTGGTAGCAAAACAGGCAGTTATAGCTTCGTTGGTGGCTACTATAGCAATCAGGGCGTAATACCTACACAAAAATATACCCGGTATACCTTGCGCGGATCCGTTGATCAGCAGGTTGGCCAATACATTAAAGTAGGCTTTACAACCAATAATAATTACAATTTAACAGAAGGTAATCAGGTTGGTATTTATGGCAATTTAAGTAATTCTCCAATTGCAAACCCATTTAACGCAGATGGCACAACCAAAAGAACCATTAAAATGCCGTTGGATGAAAGCTATGTACTTACCCGAGACATTGTGGAGAACCTGCACAACCAGTGGGTAGATGAAACCAGAGGCTTTGCAACTTATAACTCAATGTACGGTGAGGTAAGGGTTCCGGGCGTAAAAGGCCTAAAATACCGTCTCAACCTGGGTTTAGATTTCAGGCAAAGTAATTTTGGCAATTACACCGGTACGGGTATTAACAGTGCTACCCCTACTACACTATCAACAGCCAACGTTAATAACTCACATAATTACCATTGGACGGTTGAAAACCTGCTGACCTATGACCGTACTTTTGCCCAAAAGCACAACATTAACGTTTTGGCCTTATACTCTGCCGAACAAAATAAGTATTATGCTTCTTCTATGTCGGCCAGAGGCATTCCATCGGATGCTTTTCAGTTCTACAATTTAGGTCAGGCTACCGGTGAGATTACCATTGGTAACGGAAATTACCAGTTAACCGGTTTGAATTCTTACATGGGGCGTATCTTATACGCTTATGACAACCGATACTTGCTAAGTGCCACACTGCGCTCCGATGGATCATCGCGTTTAGCTGCTGGTCACAAATGGCATACTTTTCCGGCCGTTTCTGTGGGTTGGAATTTAACCAACGAATCGTTTATGAAAGGTGTTACCGGCTTAGATAACTTAAAACTAACCGCCGGCTATGGTCAAACCGCCAATCAGGCTGTTGGACCTTATCAAACGCTGGGCCTGTTATCTACACGGCAATATAACTTTGGCGATACTAATTACGCCACTGGTTATTATGTAACACGCCTCCCTAACTCGGCGTTAGGCTGGGAGTATTCAGACACTTATAATTTTGCCGCCGATTTTGCAGTATTAAAACGCCGTTTATCGGGTAGGCTGGAGTACTATGTAACCAATACGAAAGATCTTTTGCTAGATGTAAGTTTACCAACAACTTCTGGTGTAAACGCTTATACGGCTAACATAGGTCGTACCCAAAACAGAGGGTTTGAAATGTCTTTGAACGGTACGATCATAGATAATCCGAAAGGTTTAACCTGGGATATGGGCGTTAACTTCTATATCAACAAAAATAAGTTGGTAGCACTTGCTTCAGGGCAAACCAGAAATGAAGGAAATGCTTGGTTTGTTGGGCATAATATCAATGCCATATTTGACTATAAATACACAGGCTTGTGGCAGCAGGGCGATCCTTACCTAAATATTTTAGAACCAGGCGGTAATGTAGGCATGATAAAAGCTGAATATACCGGTTTATATAACGCTAACGGCCAACCAACCAGACCGATTGGTGCTGATGATCGTCAGATATTAGATGTAGATCCAAAGTTTCAGGGTGGTTTCAATACCCGTTTAGCTTATAAAGGGTTTGATTTAAATATTGTTGGGGCTTTCAAAAGCGGAGGCGTGCTCATTAGTAGTTTATACGGCTCTAGCGGGTACCTGAATTTACTGACCGGAAGACGGAATAATATAAAGGTAGATTACTGGACGCCAGAGAATACAGGTGCCAAATATCCAAAACCTGGCGGTATTCAAAGTGGTGATAATCCGAAATATGGAAGCACACTGGGGTATTTCGATGCTTCTTATCTCAAGGTCAGAACAATGACGCTTGGATATGATTTAAACAGATTGATGCCTAAAATGTCGAGCATGAGGGCACGACTATATTTTACTGTTCAGAATGCCTTTGTATTGTTTTCACCGTACCATAAGGAATCTGGTATGGATCCGGAAACTAATTCTTATGGTGATGAAAATGCAGCTGTACCTTTAGCGGCCTCTCAAAGACGATTATTAACAATCGGAACCAATACGCCAACCACTCGCAATTACCTGCTTGGACTAAATGTATCATTTTAA
- a CDS encoding RagB/SusD family nutrient uptake outer membrane protein produces the protein MKGLKIKTIIGSALFALILSGGCSKVLDEDPRATFTPDYFKTEQGVNGGLTAMYYHLRQIYGQAYYYNSGVTGTDEATWGQSADGNFKDYDCSGVGIIQSTSFPSSILWGETFPNINTASGVIENASAVGISAALVAEARFFRAFDYFLLVQTFGGVPLDLGAGVLKFNTSPITTSVRNTVPDVYTKAVFPDLVQAIKDLPATGRVTGGLTKTAARLMLSKAYLTYGWWLQNPNNIPTYPASNRTDPDGHDAAWYFQQAYDVATAAIDEPGPFKLQPTFYDVNVGSNDRNSEMVLYADHTQTSEKYNGSSLTFGSGGAPDNFAGWMMTWNYPNIKSGNENSVQREAEQHLGRPWVRMAPTIEVFKNTFADKTNDSRYDGTFTTVYRGNWPKGGSTTKTLPNANGLPVAPGDAVLTFLDNDNPAVTYAAGNGNVGAGVLPGRADFVVNPSGISRIMYPGLWKLGPYRTDNGTGLGQPNAGSTRPYPIAKFSELYFIAAEAAVKGAVTKGGKSARELINVIRARAGKWRFNNNGNVVKVEDNSAAMVAATPATIDINYVLAERSREFYGEGGRWLDLIRTQKWGEVARTFTICGTNFGDHTPATVTRTIDNHLYLRPIPQGQIDNMVVSAAEKAAYQNPGY, from the coding sequence ATGAAAGGATTGAAAATAAAAACAATTATAGGATCTGCCCTCTTTGCCTTGATTTTATCTGGAGGATGTAGCAAAGTGCTGGATGAAGATCCACGGGCAACGTTTACGCCTGATTATTTTAAGACAGAGCAAGGTGTTAACGGCGGACTGACCGCCATGTACTACCATCTTCGCCAAATTTACGGACAAGCCTATTACTATAATTCGGGCGTTACGGGAACTGACGAAGCCACCTGGGGCCAAAGTGCCGACGGGAACTTTAAAGATTATGACTGCTCGGGCGTGGGTATTATCCAGTCTACTAGTTTTCCGAGCAGTATATTGTGGGGAGAAACCTTCCCTAACATTAATACAGCCAGTGGCGTTATCGAAAATGCGAGTGCAGTAGGTATATCGGCAGCTTTGGTGGCCGAAGCCCGTTTCTTCCGTGCTTTTGATTACTTTTTGCTGGTACAAACATTTGGTGGCGTGCCACTTGATTTGGGTGCTGGCGTGCTCAAATTTAACACTTCTCCAATAACAACGTCAGTTCGGAACACCGTACCCGACGTTTATACCAAAGCGGTATTCCCTGATTTAGTGCAGGCCATAAAAGATTTACCGGCAACCGGGCGTGTAACCGGGGGCCTAACTAAAACTGCGGCGCGTTTAATGCTTTCTAAAGCGTATTTAACCTACGGCTGGTGGCTACAGAACCCTAACAATATACCAACTTACCCGGCCAGCAACCGTACCGATCCGGACGGACATGATGCTGCCTGGTATTTTCAGCAGGCCTATGATGTGGCAACTGCAGCAATTGATGAACCGGGGCCGTTTAAATTGCAGCCAACTTTCTATGATGTAAACGTAGGTTCAAACGATCGCAATAGTGAAATGGTGCTGTATGCCGACCATACACAAACCAGCGAAAAGTATAACGGTTCCAGCCTTACTTTTGGCAGTGGCGGTGCCCCTGATAATTTTGCCGGCTGGATGATGACCTGGAACTATCCCAATATTAAAAGTGGTAACGAAAATTCTGTACAGCGTGAAGCCGAACAGCATCTTGGCCGCCCATGGGTACGGATGGCGCCAACCATAGAGGTGTTCAAAAATACTTTTGCCGATAAAACAAATGATTCGAGGTATGATGGCACCTTTACTACTGTTTACCGTGGCAACTGGCCTAAAGGTGGCAGTACGACCAAAACTTTGCCTAATGCAAACGGGTTGCCAGTTGCCCCTGGTGATGCGGTATTAACGTTTTTAGATAATGACAACCCTGCGGTTACCTATGCAGCCGGAAATGGAAACGTAGGCGCCGGTGTATTACCTGGAAGGGCTGATTTTGTTGTTAACCCAAGCGGAATAAGCAGAATTATGTACCCGGGTCTTTGGAAATTAGGACCTTATCGTACTGATAACGGCACAGGTCTTGGTCAACCAAACGCAGGTAGCACACGTCCTTACCCTATCGCTAAATTTTCTGAATTGTACTTTATAGCCGCTGAAGCAGCTGTTAAGGGTGCGGTAACAAAAGGTGGTAAATCAGCCAGAGAGTTAATTAATGTAATTCGCGCGCGGGCTGGTAAATGGCGTTTCAATAATAATGGCAATGTTGTAAAAGTTGAAGACAATAGCGCAGCGATGGTTGCTGCTACGCCTGCAACAATTGATATTAACTATGTCCTGGCAGAACGCTCGCGAGAGTTTTATGGAGAAGGTGGCAGGTGGCTTGATTTGATCCGGACCCAAAAATGGGGTGAAGTTGCCCGAACATTCACTATTTGCGGTACTAATTTTGGTGATCATACACCAGCTACAGTAACACGTACTATTGATAATCACCTTTATCTTCGTCCTATACCGCAAGGTCAAATAGACAATATGGTGGTTTCAGCTGCTGAAAAAGCGGCGTACCAGAATCCTGGATATTAA
- a CDS encoding endo-1,4-beta-xylanase, with protein sequence MKRKGKIICLTGAVALCITGLAWRPSKIDSDKGLKDYYRKYFPVGAAVTPRELHTEESQLIVKEFSSITPENAMKMGPIHPEENRFYWRDADSIVAFAQRNHLKVRGHTLCWHAQAPSWMFKDTAGHDVSKEVLLERLRKHIHAVVTRYKGKIYAWDVVNEAVADDTTFLRKSKWNQITGQEFIEKAFEYAHEADPKAVLFYNDYNTEQPAKREKIYKLLKNLLEKGVPVNGVGLQAHWSVTNPSRDELEKSIKMFSSLGLQIQFTELDISVYAGRQGGQLISGEQQQAKATFTPEMEQQQLEKYKMAFEVFRKYKKNITGVTFWNVSDRYTWLDGRGRKNYPLLFDTNLKPKKAYWEVVNF encoded by the coding sequence ATGAAAAGAAAAGGTAAAATCATCTGCTTAACGGGTGCTGTAGCTTTGTGTATCACCGGACTGGCCTGGCGGCCGTCAAAAATTGATTCGGACAAGGGATTAAAGGATTACTACAGAAAATATTTTCCTGTTGGGGCTGCTGTAACGCCAAGAGAGTTACATACAGAAGAGAGCCAACTAATTGTTAAAGAATTTAGCAGCATTACGCCCGAAAACGCTATGAAAATGGGACCTATTCACCCGGAGGAAAATCGCTTTTACTGGCGTGATGCCGACAGCATTGTAGCATTTGCCCAACGTAACCATCTTAAAGTTCGCGGGCATACGCTTTGCTGGCATGCCCAGGCACCATCTTGGATGTTTAAGGATACAGCTGGCCACGATGTGAGCAAAGAGGTTTTACTGGAACGACTCCGGAAACATATCCATGCAGTAGTAACCCGGTATAAAGGGAAAATTTATGCCTGGGATGTAGTAAACGAAGCCGTTGCCGACGATACTACTTTTTTGCGTAAATCGAAATGGAATCAAATAACCGGACAGGAATTTATTGAGAAAGCATTTGAATACGCCCACGAGGCCGATCCTAAAGCCGTATTATTTTATAACGATTACAACACTGAGCAACCGGCTAAACGCGAAAAGATTTACAAGTTGTTGAAAAACCTGTTGGAAAAGGGAGTGCCAGTGAACGGTGTGGGATTACAAGCGCACTGGTCGGTTACCAATCCAAGCCGTGATGAACTGGAAAAGTCGATTAAAATGTTCTCGTCATTAGGTTTGCAGATACAGTTTACAGAACTTGATATATCGGTATATGCAGGCCGGCAGGGCGGACAACTAATTAGTGGAGAACAACAACAGGCTAAAGCCACATTTACACCCGAAATGGAACAACAGCAACTGGAAAAATATAAAATGGCTTTTGAAGTATTCCGCAAATACAAGAAAAATATAACCGGAGTTACATTCTGGAACGTTTCGGACCGTTATACCTGGCTTGATGGCCGGGGGCGTAAAAATTACCCACTACTTTTTGACACCAATTTGAAACCTAAAAAGGCTTATTGGGAAGTGGTTAATTTTTAA
- a CDS encoding glycoside hydrolase family 127 protein, protein MSMLLKSAFRFLRLGVLVSVTSQALAQAPSMQPFTLGQVRLLESPFRRAENTNLQYMLRLEPDRLLAPYLREAGLKPKAETYGNWENSGLDGHTGGHYLTALAQMYAATGNQECKRRLDYMVSELARCQQNNADGYVGGVPGGKQMWAKFKLGDFTEFNQKWVPWYNLHKLYAGLRDSYLLAGNTQGKAVFLKLTDWAMNELSDLSEAQVQRMLGTEHGGMNEVCADAAAISGQKRYLELARRFSHQALLRPLENKEDKLSGMHANTQIPKVIGFERIAELSNDTDYHNAAQFFWQTVVDKRTISIGGNSVREHFNPAGNFASMIESEQGPETCNSNNMLKLSKMLFLHDFQAQYIEFYERLLYNHILSSQHPERGGYVYFTPIHPQHYRVYSTADEGFWCCVGTGMENHGKYGELIYTHRNNDLYVNLFIPSVLNWKERKLQVTQQNKFPENEDSRLTIKIAKPEKFTIYIRKPKWLSNQGYNVKVNGQVINGSSVINNYLAIKRLWKSGDQITVQLPMKLYTEYLPDNSQWVSFLRGPLVLAAATDTANLTGLRANGSRWGHIATGPMYPLTTSPLLVGNKSDIEKAVVKSANGNNVYTVGKAVMQNKFKNLKLVPFYTLHDTRYMLYWPVVSSRDSASQKQAELQMLDNTYIKLASRTVDGVAPGEQQPENDHALIADRSETGIFRNLHWRNAAGYFGYRMRMSPAVNKLSITYYGLEKADFDIYINETKLAHVTLEGTEGDTFVAKELAVPEDVKKAGNSIQVKFVATPGKKTAAIYDLRLLR, encoded by the coding sequence ATGTCAATGCTCTTAAAATCAGCTTTTCGTTTTCTCCGTTTAGGTGTGTTAGTTTCTGTTACTTCACAGGCATTGGCACAGGCGCCTTCCATGCAGCCTTTTACTTTGGGCCAGGTAAGGTTGTTGGAAAGCCCGTTTCGACGCGCAGAAAACACTAACCTGCAATACATGCTTCGTTTAGAGCCCGACCGGTTGCTGGCGCCTTACCTACGGGAGGCTGGCCTGAAGCCAAAGGCAGAAACCTACGGAAACTGGGAAAACTCTGGTTTGGACGGCCATACCGGCGGGCATTACCTAACCGCTTTAGCACAGATGTATGCTGCCACAGGAAATCAAGAGTGTAAACGGCGACTTGATTACATGGTTAGTGAACTGGCCCGCTGTCAGCAAAACAACGCTGATGGATACGTTGGCGGAGTGCCGGGTGGAAAACAGATGTGGGCTAAGTTTAAGCTGGGTGATTTTACTGAATTTAATCAGAAGTGGGTGCCTTGGTATAATTTACACAAGCTATATGCAGGTTTACGGGATAGTTATTTGCTGGCAGGTAACACTCAGGGTAAGGCGGTGTTTTTGAAGCTAACTGATTGGGCCATGAATGAGCTTTCGGACCTAAGTGAAGCGCAGGTTCAGCGAATGCTGGGCACAGAGCATGGCGGTATGAATGAAGTTTGTGCTGATGCGGCCGCAATTTCGGGGCAAAAGCGTTATTTGGAATTGGCCAGGCGATTTTCGCACCAGGCACTGTTGAGGCCGCTTGAAAACAAAGAAGACAAACTAAGCGGAATGCACGCTAACACGCAAATTCCGAAGGTGATTGGCTTTGAACGAATAGCCGAATTAAGTAACGATACTGATTATCATAATGCAGCGCAGTTTTTTTGGCAAACTGTTGTGGATAAGCGCACCATTTCAATTGGTGGTAACAGCGTAAGAGAGCATTTTAATCCGGCTGGCAATTTTGCTTCCATGATCGAGTCTGAGCAGGGCCCGGAAACCTGCAATAGCAATAATATGCTCAAGCTTTCCAAGATGTTGTTCTTACATGATTTTCAGGCACAATACATCGAGTTTTATGAACGCTTACTGTACAACCATATCCTTTCATCACAACATCCGGAAAGAGGGGGTTATGTTTACTTTACGCCTATACATCCGCAGCATTACCGGGTATATTCTACCGCAGATGAAGGTTTCTGGTGTTGTGTAGGCACGGGCATGGAGAATCATGGCAAATACGGCGAATTAATATATACTCATCGCAACAACGACTTGTATGTGAACTTATTTATTCCGTCAGTATTGAACTGGAAAGAGCGAAAATTACAGGTTACACAACAGAACAAGTTTCCAGAAAATGAAGATAGCCGGCTGACCATTAAAATTGCAAAGCCAGAAAAATTTACCATTTATATCCGCAAACCAAAATGGTTAAGTAATCAGGGGTACAATGTTAAAGTAAATGGACAAGTAATCAACGGCTCATCGGTAATTAATAATTATTTAGCAATTAAGCGGCTATGGAAATCAGGCGACCAAATTACGGTGCAATTGCCCATGAAACTTTATACAGAGTACCTGCCTGATAATTCTCAATGGGTTTCGTTTTTACGCGGCCCGCTGGTACTGGCCGCTGCAACTGATACCGCAAATTTAACCGGATTGCGTGCAAATGGCAGTCGGTGGGGGCATATTGCAACCGGCCCTATGTACCCGCTTACCACTTCGCCTTTGTTAGTTGGTAATAAAAGTGATATTGAAAAGGCTGTTGTAAAAAGCGCAAATGGTAACAATGTATATACTGTAGGTAAAGCTGTTATGCAGAACAAGTTTAAAAATTTAAAACTGGTTCCTTTTTACACCTTGCATGATACGCGTTATATGCTTTACTGGCCTGTTGTCTCTTCAAGGGACAGTGCTTCTCAAAAACAGGCGGAGTTGCAGATGTTAGATAATACCTATATCAAGCTGGCCTCACGTACCGTTGATGGAGTTGCCCCCGGAGAACAACAGCCCGAGAACGACCATGCGCTGATTGCTGACAGGTCTGAGACGGGCATTTTTAGAAATCTGCACTGGCGAAATGCTGCAGGTTACTTTGGTTACCGCATGCGCATGTCTCCTGCTGTAAATAAATTAAGTATCACTTATTATGGGCTCGAAAAAGCCGATTTTGATATCTACATCAATGAAACCAAGCTTGCTCATGTTACCCTGGAAGGCACCGAGGGCGATACTTTTGTTGCAAAAGAACTTGCTGTTCCGGAGGATGTAAAAAAAGCGGGAAATAGTATTCAGGTTAAATTTGTAGCTACGCCGGGTAAAAAGACTGCGGCCATTTATGACTTGCGTTTACTCAGGTAG
- a CDS encoding glycoside hydrolase N-terminal domain-containing protein — MIKINLSKGLLISMLFCLTSVVLAQPGKSQQALKPNEQRYRLWYNKPAANWNEALPIGNGHIGGMVFGNVVQERIQLNEGTIWGGGPNNNLDSAAAPHLTEVRSLLTQKKYAEAQQVANKYLGPKGNSGMPYQLAGNLYIQFPGHEEVTRYSRDLDIAKAVATVSYTYKNVEYKREYFTSFTDNVLLVRLTANKPRMVSCQINLQSPLKQRLTATNNDLILAGSGSDHENQQSKIRFNIIARTKIVGGGSTTDSSGIRVQNADTALIYLSIATNFVNYKDVSAQPYQRALKFLDAAYKKRFNELCRAHLKYYQAYFNRVHLNLGTLNNSQPTDVRIQKFATSRDPQLAELYFQFGRYLLISSSQPSSQPANLQGIWNGELKGPWDSKYTVNINTEMNYWPSEVTQLTELNAPLFNMIGELAETGKSSAKVMYGARGWMLHHNTDIWRVTGVVDGAFWGLWPTANAWLCQHLWEHYLFTGDRKFLQQYYPVMKGAAQYFIDVLQKEPDHGWLVVSPSVSPEHEYIGGRNAVSVTAGATMDNQLVFGLFSNLINASTVLNTDQTFADTLKTLRDKLPPMQVGQYGQLQEWLNDLDSKTDNHRHVSHLYGLFPGSQISPFRQPQLFTAARNSLIYRGDVSTGWSMAWKINLWARLLDGNHAYKLIKDQISPVSKQSGGTYPNLFDAHPPFQIDGNFGCTSGIAEMLLQSHDGAIYLLPALPDEWEQGSISGLMARGGFKIGIQWRNHRIYKLSVYSTLGGQCRLRSNQMLNVKTLKTARGNNTNPYFKTDRISKPVLKIPAMQLAYNQPESWLYDLHTQPGKTYTFLIK, encoded by the coding sequence ATGATTAAAATAAACTTGAGCAAAGGGTTGCTTATAAGTATGCTTTTTTGTCTAACCTCTGTAGTACTTGCCCAACCGGGCAAATCTCAACAGGCACTTAAGCCCAATGAACAACGTTATCGCCTTTGGTATAACAAGCCTGCCGCTAACTGGAATGAAGCCTTGCCTATTGGTAATGGTCATATCGGCGGGATGGTTTTCGGGAATGTTGTGCAAGAACGCATTCAACTTAATGAGGGAACAATCTGGGGTGGAGGTCCCAACAACAATTTAGATTCAGCTGCGGCACCACACCTAACCGAAGTTCGTTCGTTGCTGACGCAAAAAAAATATGCAGAGGCCCAACAGGTAGCCAATAAGTACTTGGGCCCGAAGGGCAATAGCGGAATGCCCTATCAATTAGCCGGAAACCTTTATATTCAATTTCCAGGTCATGAAGAGGTGACTCGTTATAGCCGCGACCTGGACATTGCGAAAGCTGTTGCTACAGTAAGTTACACGTATAAAAACGTTGAATACAAAAGGGAATATTTCACCTCTTTTACGGATAACGTTTTGCTGGTTAGGCTTACCGCTAACAAGCCCCGAATGGTTAGTTGCCAAATTAACCTGCAAAGCCCGCTCAAACAGCGTTTAACTGCAACTAATAATGATCTTATCCTTGCCGGGTCTGGTAGCGATCATGAAAATCAGCAAAGTAAAATTCGTTTTAACATCATTGCCCGTACCAAAATAGTTGGGGGCGGCTCCACTACTGATAGTTCAGGGATCCGGGTTCAGAATGCGGATACTGCACTGATTTACTTAAGCATAGCCACAAACTTTGTGAATTATAAGGATGTTTCGGCTCAGCCTTACCAGCGCGCGTTAAAATTTCTTGATGCCGCTTATAAAAAAAGGTTTAATGAATTGTGCCGTGCGCATTTAAAGTACTATCAGGCATACTTTAATAGGGTACATTTAAATCTTGGCACCCTAAATAATTCACAGCCTACTGATGTACGAATACAGAAATTTGCCACTAGCCGAGACCCGCAACTGGCCGAGTTATATTTTCAGTTTGGCCGTTATCTGCTTATATCTTCTTCACAGCCAAGCTCACAGCCGGCAAATTTACAGGGTATTTGGAATGGTGAGCTAAAAGGACCGTGGGACAGTAAGTACACGGTAAACATTAACACCGAAATGAACTACTGGCCTAGTGAAGTTACGCAGCTTACTGAATTAAATGCCCCGCTATTTAATATGATCGGTGAGTTAGCTGAAACCGGAAAGTCAAGCGCAAAAGTTATGTATGGTGCAAGGGGCTGGATGTTGCACCACAATACTGATATCTGGCGTGTTACCGGTGTGGTAGATGGTGCTTTTTGGGGGCTTTGGCCTACCGCTAATGCCTGGTTATGCCAGCACTTATGGGAACATTATCTTTTCACTGGCGACCGCAAATTTTTGCAACAGTACTATCCGGTGATGAAAGGAGCTGCTCAATATTTTATTGATGTTTTGCAAAAAGAACCCGATCATGGCTGGTTGGTGGTTAGCCCATCTGTTTCGCCAGAACATGAATATATCGGCGGTCGGAACGCAGTATCAGTTACAGCCGGTGCAACCATGGACAACCAACTGGTTTTTGGATTGTTCAGCAACTTGATTAACGCTTCGACAGTCTTAAATACTGATCAAACGTTTGCTGATACGTTAAAAACATTAAGAGATAAATTGCCTCCAATGCAGGTGGGCCAATACGGGCAATTACAGGAATGGCTTAATGACCTGGACAGTAAAACAGATAACCATCGTCATGTTTCTCACTTGTACGGACTGTTTCCGGGTAGTCAAATATCTCCATTTCGACAGCCACAACTGTTTACTGCTGCCAGAAATTCGCTTATTTACCGCGGCGATGTATCTACAGGCTGGTCAATGGCATGGAAAATAAACCTATGGGCGCGCTTGTTAGATGGCAATCATGCTTATAAGCTGATTAAAGATCAAATTTCGCCGGTCAGTAAACAGTCCGGAGGTACTTATCCTAATTTATTTGATGCACACCCGCCTTTTCAAATTGACGGAAACTTTGGATGTACGTCGGGTATTGCAGAAATGCTGTTACAAAGCCATGATGGCGCTATTTACTTACTACCGGCATTGCCTGATGAATGGGAGCAGGGCAGCATATCGGGCTTAATGGCGCGGGGTGGGTTTAAAATAGGGATACAATGGCGTAATCACCGTATTTATAAACTTAGTGTATACTCAACGTTGGGTGGCCAGTGTAGGTTGCGTAGCAACCAAATGTTAAATGTAAAAACCCTTAAAACAGCTCGGGGAAACAATACAAACCCATATTTCAAAACCGACCGGATTTCTAAGCCTGTGCTAAAGATTCCGGCCATGCAGTTAGCCTACAATCAACCGGAGAGCTGGTTATATGATTTACATACACAACCGGGTAAAACGTATACCTTTTTAATTAAATAG